One region of Triticum aestivum cultivar Chinese Spring chromosome 6B, IWGSC CS RefSeq v2.1, whole genome shotgun sequence genomic DNA includes:
- the LOC123139574 gene encoding uncharacterized protein, translating to MANEAERFASYVYGWEYAWGRTCGFFRDMTTLSSMQFTHNTPGLNSSPWSTTRTLQIFSIKLAEITGGLKWPLSVYGVVAARDVADHNRNLLFSCNRSQAQELKEEDRNLRLIGPSRAIVFTDRVDFEIQLKVKGTGTAKSQDKALISSADCYGDGYGPAVSTFSVSNCFCALEFCVQTVTRTFQATVLDVQVVKDDGSWPFEYGGRFACSPLSRKFVFTDSGVTRAINPSSSQIVLLDSKDGACLKKCCGGYLHMWWQVVSVEIEGQLNVFIQAYSKSGDIASHCQVCFIPKSCGMSHGKCALGGSEVSITVAWSLVATDKGTIAAQGNLFEC from the exons ATGGCTAACGAGGCGGAGAGATTCGCTTCATATGTTTACGGCTGGGAATATGCGTGGGGCAGAACCTGCGGCTTCTTCAGAGACATGA CGACTTTGAGTTCCATGCAGTTTACGCACAACACGCCCGGACTCAACAGCAGTCCTTGGTCTACCACGCGAACATTGCAGATCTTCTCCATCAAGCTCGCAGAAATAACCGGTGGCCTCAAGTGGCCATTGTCTGTGTATGGCGTGGTTGCTGCCCGAGACGTCGCGGATCACAACCGCAACCTTCTCTTCTCTTGCAATAGGAGCCAGGCCCAAGAACTGAAAGAAG AGGATAGGAATTTGCGCTTGATTGGCCCGTCCCGTGCAATTGTGTTTACGGATAGAGTTGATTTTGAAATCCAACTGAAAGTAAAAGGTACGGGTACGGCCAAGTCACAAGACAAAGCATTGATCAGCTCTGCAGACTGTTACGGCGACGGATATGGACCTGCTGTGTCAACCTTTTCTGTCAGTAACTGTTTCTGCGCACTGGAGTTTTGTGTGCAGACAGTTACACGAACCTTTCAGGCCACTGTCTTGGATGTCCAGGTTGTCAAAGATGATGGGTCCTGGCCTTTTGAATACGGTGGCCGATTTGCCTGCTCTCCACTGTCGAGGAAGTTTGTGTTCACTGATAGCGGAGTCACTCGCGCTATCAATCCCTCATCTAGCCAAATTGTGCTGCTTGATTCAAAAGATGGAGCATGCCTGAAAAAATGTTGTGGGGGTTACCTACATATGTGGTGGCAAGTTGTTTCAGTAGAAATTGAAGGGCAGTTAAATGTTTTCATACAAGCCTACTCCAAATCTGGCGATATCGCTTCACATTGCCAGGTCTGTTTCATACCCAAATCTTGCGGGATGAGCCATGGTAAATGTGCTCTTGGTGGCTCCGAGGTATCAATTACTGTTGCTTGGTCCCTTGTTGCTACGGACAAGGGGACGATCGCAGCACAGGGAAATTTGTTTGAATGTTGA